Within the Acidobacteriota bacterium genome, the region CGACGGCCGGCTGAGTTTCGGCTCAGCGGAACGGCTGATGCGCTACCTCGGTCTCACTCCGGGGTCCGTCTCTCCGTTGGGCCTGATCAACGACACGGCAAAGCATGTGCGCGTCGTCATCGACGCCGGGCTTCGTGAACGAGCCCGCGTCGGTTTCCACCCCAACATCAATACCGCCACCATCGTGATGGCCACCGAGGACTTCGAGCGGTTTCTCGACTGGTCCGGGCAGCCCGTGCAGTGGGCCTCGCTGGAGGCGCTTTCGCCCGATCGAGAGCGGGGCGATCTCAAGCACAAGGGCTAGCAGCCCGCGGCGTCGAGCCGACGGCGTTCCTGCGTTCGGCTCGGGGGCCGTGGAAGGACTTCGGCGTCGCAGGCGGGATGCTCTGCCAAGCCGCTCCAGAATGACAAAGTGCTCGACGGTCTGGCCGACCTCCGGCATGGGGCTCTCCCAGCCAGTCGCCGGCTCACCGCAGTCAAGAGTGATTCACCTGAGCGCGGACTCCGCCGTGCAGAATTGCGCCGGAAGGGGGCAGGCACACGATCACCGCGGCGGAAGGTCGAAATCATAACGGCAGGGCGTGGTCTCGTCGTCACGTCCCGCCCGGCCGGTTGGGCAATCGTCGCGTTCGGCGTATGATCCGAATGGGGCGTGTCGATCACAGGAGGCCGGTTGTGACCCGAGAGGAATTGCTGGCGAGGATTTCGATCAATCCCAACATCTGTTTCGGGAAACCGTGCATAAAGGGCCACCGGATCTGGGTGTCATTGATCCTCGACATGCTGGCGAGCGGAATGAGCATCTCCGAGATCCTCGAGAACTACGACATCGAAGAGGCCGATGTCCAGGCCTGCATCGCCTATGGGGCGGAGATGTCACGCGAGCGCTACGTGACAGTTGAGGCGGTGGCGCGCTAGTGCGGTTGAAGCTCGACGAGAACTTCGGTAGACGAGGCGCGGAGATCCTTACTGCGGCGGGGCACGACGTCGCGACCGTGCCGGCGGAGGCCCTGTGCCGTGCGACCGACAACGAGGTGGCTCGTGTCTGTCTCACGGAGGGACGCTGTCTCGTGACACTCGATCTCGATTTCGGAAACCCCCTCGCGTTCAAACCTGCTGACTATCCGGGACTCGCGGTCGTGAGACTCCGCGGCAAGGCCGAACCCGAGGACCTCGAACGCGCGCTGCGAGTGCTCGTCGCGGGCCTCGCGGGGGCATCGATCGTTGGCAAACTGTGGATCGTCGAACCCACGCGGCTTCGGGAGTACCAACCAGACAACTAATCCGCTTCGGCGGCCGGGAACACCGATTGCTTCCCCAACGCGTTGCGGAAGGCCCACAGCGCCACCGCCAGCAGGATCAGGAAGACGACTGCGGGGGCGCAGGAGCAGTTGACAGAATTCGGGGGTGTCGGGCTACCGCGCGGAGGCTGGTGCCCGAGCATCAACCGGACCCGCTTTCTGGCCACGCTGGAGCGTGGCGATCCCAGGCTCGACGGGCGACGACGCCTCGGCCGGCAGCAGCGCAGCTTGCCGATCGCGTTCAGCCTGGAACGCGGCCCGCAGCGCAGGGGCGATCGGTTCGCCCGGCGGCATGCGACGGCGTTCGACGAGCGGATTCACGTAGGCGCCGTTCTTTCGAATCCGGTAGTCCAGATGCGGGCCGGTCGACAAACCGGACGAGCCGACCCGCCCGATCAGATCGCCCTGGCTCACATGCTGACCCGTGCGCACGGCAATCGACGACAAGTGCATGTACATCGTTTCGTAGCCGCTGCTGTGGCGCACGGCCACGAGACGTCCGGCACCGCCGGAGAACCCGGCCTGAGTTACCACACCATTGGCCACCGACACCACCGGAGCCCCGATGGGCGCCCCAAAATCGACGCCGAGGTGCGCGCGCGTGACATTGAGTATCGGGTGCCGTCGGTTGTAGGAAAAACCGGAAGTGACCCGCGGCTCGAACTTGAGCGGCGACCACAGCATGAACCGCTTCAGCGAACGGCCGTTCTCGTCGTAGTACCCCACCTTGCCGTCTGGCAGCACGAACCGGAACGCCTTCAGGCGACGCCCTTCGTTGACGAACTCCGCCGCAAAGACGGCCCCGTACGAGACGGTCCCGGTCTCGCGCGTCACTTTCTGGACCGCAACGCGAAAGACGTCGCCGGGCTGGATGCCGCTGTTGAAATCCACTTCGCCGGAGAAGATGGCCGCAAGTTCGATCGACAGATCATCGGTTTCGCCGACGGCGTGCATCGCCTCAAACAACGAGGGCGTCTGTTTGTCGATGCGGCCGGCGACGGCGGCGGTGGCCTCCTGCCGCTTGTACTCGATGACCTCGGCCACCAGTTCTCTCGG harbors:
- a CDS encoding prolyl-tRNA synthetase associated domain-containing protein, with amino-acid sequence MHTDNQDPAAAALAVLDRLGIVYTRHDHPPVFTVDEALLHWRGIDAAHCKNLFLRNKKGNRHYLVVAEHDRAVSLQRVAEIVGDGRLSFGSAERLMRYLGLTPGSVSPLGLINDTAKHVRVVIDAGLRERARVGFHPNINTATIVMATEDFERFLDWSGQPVQWASLEALSPDRERGDLKHKG
- a CDS encoding DUF433 domain-containing protein, with protein sequence MTREELLARISINPNICFGKPCIKGHRIWVSLILDMLASGMSISEILENYDIEEADVQACIAYGAEMSRERYVTVEAVAR
- a CDS encoding DUF5615 family PIN-like protein, giving the protein MRLKLDENFGRRGAEILTAAGHDVATVPAEALCRATDNEVARVCLTEGRCLVTLDLDFGNPLAFKPADYPGLAVVRLRGKAEPEDLERALRVLVAGLAGASIVGKLWIVEPTRLREYQPDN
- a CDS encoding M23 family metallopeptidase, whose translation is MTLPRLLVLVSVALTLAVAAGCAKETGPPAGAATAADVQLSPDTEEIVASIPQATTLAKLFRTYLPPDRAEAAVRLVSQQFDPRKLRAKQRFTLTRTFDGWLRGFDYEIDLDRRLRVAPATPEAPRELVAEVIEYKRQEATAAVAGRIDKQTPSLFEAMHAVGETDDLSIELAAIFSGEVDFNSGIQPGDVFRVAVQKVTRETGTVSYGAVFAAEFVNEGRRLKAFRFVLPDGKVGYYDENGRSLKRFMLWSPLKFEPRVTSGFSYNRRHPILNVTRAHLGVDFGAPIGAPVVSVANGVVTQAGFSGGAGRLVAVRHSSGYETMYMHLSSIAVRTGQHVSQGDLIGRVGSSGLSTGPHLDYRIRKNGAYVNPLVERRRMPPGEPIAPALRAAFQAERDRQAALLPAEASSPVEPGIATLQRGQKAGPVDARAPASAR